A window of Halovivax gelatinilyticus genomic DNA:
GACGGCGGCGCAGAGGTCTACCGCGTCCGACCGCGACTCTCCTGGAGTCGGTCCGACGGCCGGCCGACGGTCATCGACGTCGCCGTAGACGAGGTCCGCTTCGATGACGATTGAAACTCGCCCCGATCCCCCGCAGTCCCAGACGGCACTGTTCGAGTTACTCAGCGACGAGACGCGACTGGCGATCGTCCGCGAACTCTACAGACACGAGCGGACGAACCCGGCGGCACCCGGGATCTCGTTTTCCTCGCTGGGAAAGCGACTCGACGTGGACGACAGCGGCCGGTTCAACTACCACCTTCGGCGCCTGCGAGGGTCGCTCGTCGAGAAACGCGGCGACCGCTACGTGCTCACGACGCTCGGCATCAGGCTGGGCGCGTTCGTGGTCGACGAACCGGTTTCACTCTCCGTCTTCGACGGCTCGTCGCGTGAGCACTAGATCGCTATCCAGCGGCTCGCGCCCACCGTCGACGCTGTGGCCCGTCTACCGTTCAACCGATCACTCCCCGAGAACGCTCGTCGCTCGGAATCCGAGTTCCTCGACACCGGAGAGGATCGCGTCCTGGTCGGCGCTCGCCTCGTAGTAGAAGACCAGATCGAACGATCCCTTTCGCAGGAGCTGTTGACACTCCCAGACGAAGTCGTCGCCGTCGAGCGTCAGCCCCTGGTGCTGGTTCGACGAAAAGTCCGGGTCGTCGTTCCCCGAGTAGACGTAGCAATCGGTGGGATCGATGCCGGCGGCGTCGGCGATGACGTCGCCGACGTCGATCGTCGCCTGCATCATCTTGACGTCTTCGCGTCCGCCGTAGTCGGTGTGGGCGACCACCCCGTTCAGTTCGATTTCGCCGGGCTCGAGGAGCGCCTTTGTGCGTCGGTATAACTCCTCGTCGATGACGCGTTCCATACGAGTCGTTCGCAACCGGACCTGAAAGCGCTCACGATTTGGCCACGGTGTCCGCCAGTACCGGGCCGGACCCGCACGTCGACGGGTTTTAACGGGCGCTCTGCAAACGGTGGCCCATGCACCGGCTCCGCCTCGCCGGCCTCTCGCTCGCCGCCGTCGGCGCGCTCGGTTTCGTGACGCTGCTCGTCGCCGGATCGCTCCGTCACCCGGTCGACGCCGCCGCCGAAACGGGACCGATCGAGTACGCCGCGATCGCGGCCAGCCTCCTCTGTCTGACCGCCGGCTGCGTGCTCGTTCTCACGTCGTACGTCGTCGAGAGCCAGTCGGCGACCGAGTGACCCGTGCGAATAGTGCGACACGGCCCGCGGCGTCGGCGGGACGGTGTGTCGAGGTTCCAGCCGTGGCGAGTGATTCTCACCGACCGAATCGTCGAGCGCGCGTACAGAACTCGAGGACGGCTCGGAGAAAGTCGCGCTTTCGAAAGTCTCGCCAGTTGACGTCCGTGAAGTACAGTTCCGAGTACACCGATTGCCAGATCATAAAATCGGAGAGGCGTTCGGCACCGGTCTTGATGACCAGATCGGGCTCGGACGGGAACACGAGGTGGGACTCGACCGCTTCGTCGTCGATCTCGGCCGGCGAGAGATCCCCCGCCGCGACCGACTCCGAGAGCCGCCTGACGGCCGTCGTAAACTCGTGTTTGCCGCCCAGTCCGATACCGATTCGGATCGGGGCGTCCGCCCGGGATCGATCCTCCGGCCCCCGAACGGCCAGCTCGTGGCCGGTTTCGAGGCGCTCCAGTTCCCGTCTGAGCGTCGGTATCGCGCCGCGGTCGAGGACGCTGACGTAGACGGTTACCTGCTCGGCGTACGCCATCGACCAGTCAAAAAAGTCCGATAACGTCCCGTACGCACCCCGCTCTAACAGATCCCGCTCCGTTATCACGAGGGCGATGTGAGCGGGACCGTCGCTATCGAGCCGGGCGATTCGATAGGCGAGATATCGTTCGTAGACACCCACACGTCGACCAACACTGTCACCACCCCTTACGGTTTCGGTCAGGTCCCCGCCGATAGAGGCACACCCATCCGGATCCGGTTGACACAGCCGACCACCGACGCAGGATCTTCCAAACAGCGTTTTCGGACCCGAACGACGGTCAATCGTCGATCGAATCGGTCAAGAACCGTTAAGTAACCCCCACAGAAAGGGTCCGCTATCGTGACATCGACCGTCCGACGGGCCGGGGCGATCGCCGCCCTGACAGCGCTCTCGCTTTCCATCCCGATTCGCGGACCGGTACTCGGTGCCGGAATCGCGGTCGTCCTCCTGCTGGTCGGGTTCGGCGTTCGACGCGGGCCGCTGTTCGACGTGCTCTCGCTTCCCGCAGATCGAGCCGACGGTCGCCTCAACTCGCTCTTGTTGCTCGTCCTCGCGGCGATCGTCCTCGGCACGCTGGTCGGCGTGACCGAACTCTCGTGGGCGATCGTCGTCGGCGTCATCCTGTTGCTCGGATTCGGCGACTTCACGTCGCAGCTCGCACGGCTCAAAACGGCCGACGACGCCGTCGCTGCCGCGGCGTTTTGCGTCGGCGGTGGCCTCGCGGCCGTCTCCGGGATGGGAGCGACGCACGCGATCGACGGCGCCGACGTCGCGGACATCCTCCCGATGGTCGTCTTTCTCGCCGCGAGCGGGGCACTCTTCGCCGCCATCCTTCGCGACCAGCTCCCGCGGTACGACGATCCGCTGGTGCTGGTCCTGACCGGCGGGTTGTGCTGGTTGCTCTCGCTGCTCGAACCCGTGGTCACCGGTACGGAACTCGCGATCGCCCTTATCGTGATGGTCGTCCTCGGCTACGCCTCCTACCGACTCGAAACCGCCTCCGTCGCCGGCATGCTCGCCGGCATCTTGCTCGGCCTGCTGACGATCGTCCTCGGCGGCTGGGGCTGGTTCGCCGTCCTGATCTCGTTCTTCGCGATCGGCGGCCTCTCGACGAAGTATCGCTACGCCGAAAAAGAACGACGCGGCGTCGCCGAAGGCAACAACGGCGCCCGCGGTAGTGCGAACGTCTTTTCGAACTCGGCGGTCGCACTCGTCGCCGTGGTCGGCTACGCCGCGAGCAACGTCTCCGTGATCGGCGTCGACCCGCTCATCTTCCAGTTCGCGTTCGCCGGCGCCGTCGCCACCGCACTCGGTGATACCCTCTCGAGCGAGATCGGCGGCGTCTACGAGAACCCGCGACTGATCACGACGTTCGAAGTCGTTCCACCCGGCACCGACGGCGGAGTGACCTGGCAAGGAGAACTCGCCGGCATCGCCGGTGCGAGCACCGTCGCGGTAATCGCGGCCGCCCTCTTCGAGCCCGTTACCGTCGTCGGCTTCGCAGTCGTCCTGCTTTCCGGCATCGTGGGCATGACGGTCGACAGCCTCCTCGGCGCAACGCTCGAAGGGGGACGACTCGGAAATCAGGGCGTCAATTTCTGTGCGACGTTCACCGGCGCACTCGTCGGTGCGCTCGCAGTCGGACCGCTCGGACTCGTCTGAATCGGCTCAGGGTCGGACTCGTCTGAATCGGGTCAGGGTGCGTGGTCGGCTACGTCCTCGGCCGCGTGGACGTCGACCGCCGCGGGACGCTTGACGAACTGGCCGAGCGAATCGGCGATGATCGTCGAGACGCCTACCGCCGCCGCGCGATCGAGCAACTGCTGGCTGACTTTCCCGTCGAGTACCATCACCGTCGGCGTCACCGAGAGCGTCTCGACGAGATCACCCGCTTCGTCCGTCGGCGCGTCCTCGATCACCGTACCGGCGTCGTCGAGAAAGCGGACCTGCCCGGAATCGGCACGGACGATCGCGTCGACGTGCGCGTACAGGTCGGTCGGCTCCGGTGCGTCTAGTCGCTCGGATTCGTCCGGCCCGTGGGCGGTTTCGGCCGCCGGCGACTCGTCCGAGCGTTCGACCGCCCCTGTCGCGTCCGAAACGGCCGCCCGGATCGAGCGCGAATCGTCGACCGCCGACGCCGATTCGGTGTCGGGACGCTCCTCGACAGAGTCGGGTGGCTCAGTCTCAGCCGGTGGAGCGGGTGTAGCGCTCCCATCGGTCGCCGGAATAGACTCGACCGCTTCGCCAGCGTCGACGAGGTCGGTCGACTCACCGCTGCTTTCGGGATCGCCCGCGGCTTCGATGGGAGTCTTGTTCTGAAGTGCGGTGAAGACGTCGTGGTGGTCGAGGTCCTCGACGGAGGCGCCAGCGGGCGGGCGCGCGACGTAATCGACCGATCCGACCTGGAGTAACTCCTCCAGAATGAGGTCGCCGCCGCGGTCGGCGTCGAGAAATGCCGTCGTCGTGCGCTCGGCCGTGAGCGAGGCGATCGGGTCCGGGACGTTCGTCCCCTCGACGGCCACTGCGTTCTTGATGCCATACGAGAGGAGACGGAGCACGTCCGACCGCCCCTCGACGACGATGATCGCGTCGCCGTCGGCGACGCGCGGGCCCGCCGGCAGTCCCTCGTACTCGGTGACGTCGGCGACGCGGACGTGTTCGCGAACGGCCGCCAGAATTTCGGCCGAGGACATGACGCTGTCTTCGAACCCCGTCCGGAGGAGTTCGGTCG
This region includes:
- a CDS encoding winged helix-turn-helix domain-containing protein, with protein sequence MTIETRPDPPQSQTALFELLSDETRLAIVRELYRHERTNPAAPGISFSSLGKRLDVDDSGRFNYHLRRLRGSLVEKRGDRYVLTTLGIRLGAFVVDEPVSLSVFDGSSREH
- a CDS encoding DUF5778 family protein; this encodes MERVIDEELYRRTKALLEPGEIELNGVVAHTDYGGREDVKMMQATIDVGDVIADAAGIDPTDCYVYSGNDDPDFSSNQHQGLTLDGDDFVWECQQLLRKGSFDLVFYYEASADQDAILSGVEELGFRATSVLGE
- a CDS encoding undecaprenyl diphosphate synthase family protein, encoding MGVYERYLAYRIARLDSDGPAHIALVITERDLLERGAYGTLSDFFDWSMAYAEQVTVYVSVLDRGAIPTLRRELERLETGHELAVRGPEDRSRADAPIRIGIGLGGKHEFTTAVRRLSESVAAGDLSPAEIDDEAVESHLVFPSEPDLVIKTGAERLSDFMIWQSVYSELYFTDVNWRDFRKRDFLRAVLEFCTRARRFGR
- a CDS encoding DUF92 domain-containing protein, which translates into the protein MTSTVRRAGAIAALTALSLSIPIRGPVLGAGIAVVLLLVGFGVRRGPLFDVLSLPADRADGRLNSLLLLVLAAIVLGTLVGVTELSWAIVVGVILLLGFGDFTSQLARLKTADDAVAAAAFCVGGGLAAVSGMGATHAIDGADVADILPMVVFLAASGALFAAILRDQLPRYDDPLVLVLTGGLCWLLSLLEPVVTGTELAIALIVMVVLGYASYRLETASVAGMLAGILLGLLTIVLGGWGWFAVLISFFAIGGLSTKYRYAEKERRGVAEGNNGARGSANVFSNSAVALVAVVGYAASNVSVIGVDPLIFQFAFAGAVATALGDTLSSEIGGVYENPRLITTFEVVPPGTDGGVTWQGELAGIAGASTVAVIAAALFEPVTVVGFAVVLLSGIVGMTVDSLLGATLEGGRLGNQGVNFCATFTGALVGALAVGPLGLV
- the dnaG gene encoding DNA primase DnaG, with the protein product MEDTEKYLIHAIVTADGVVERSDVVGAIFGQTEGLLGDELDLPELRRTGKVGRIDVSVGSGGGESRGTITIASSLDKVETATLSAALETIDRVGPCRASFRVDEIEDVRAAKRREVVDRATELLRTGFEDSVMSSAEILAAVREHVRVADVTEYEGLPAGPRVADGDAIIVVEGRSDVLRLLSYGIKNAVAVEGTNVPDPIASLTAERTTTAFLDADRGGDLILEELLQVGSVDYVARPPAGASVEDLDHHDVFTALQNKTPIEAAGDPESSGESTDLVDAGEAVESIPATDGSATPAPPAETEPPDSVEERPDTESASAVDDSRSIRAAVSDATGAVERSDESPAAETAHGPDESERLDAPEPTDLYAHVDAIVRADSGQVRFLDDAGTVIEDAPTDEAGDLVETLSVTPTVMVLDGKVSQQLLDRAAAVGVSTIIADSLGQFVKRPAAVDVHAAEDVADHAP